In Vibrio bathopelagicus, the following are encoded in one genomic region:
- the cydC gene encoding heme ABC transporter ATP-binding protein/permease CydC → MRDLLPYLRLYKKHWFGLSLGMLLAFATLSASIGLLTLSGWFISASAVAGLTIARETFNYMLPGGGVRGLAMSRTAGRWGERVVSHNATFKLLTDLRIFFFKKLAPLIPGRISNLRDADLLNRLVADVDAMDHVYLRLVSPVTVGVFGIFFLTLFLMWFDSSLGLILGSILLIMLLVWPILFYKLGKRNGGELTQNKADLRVTTLDWIEGYSELTLFGAEERYRNAILETQRKLMANQFVNANLTGMASAALMLFNGLTLVLMLWLAADGVGGNAPDPFIALMAFATMASFELLMPIAGAFQHLGQTLSSARRLNEVILSEPEVQFAEEKLDISKPLDITFSNVTFNYPDSERSVLNAIDLTIPATNKVAIVGQTGSGKSTLIQLLTRYWDPKKGYISIAGIELTQWNESQLRESISVVSQRVDILNGTLRDNLLIARPEATDDHLANILKDVGLEKLLENNALDSWLGDGGRQLSGGEKRRIGIARAILHDAPILLLDEPTEGLDKQTEHSIMTLFEKHFEGKTVIFITHRLIGLESMDSIVLIEQGEIVENGSHEKLLNEEGRYFQLRQAI, encoded by the coding sequence ATGCGTGATTTACTGCCTTACCTGAGACTCTATAAAAAGCATTGGTTCGGCCTGTCACTAGGCATGCTATTGGCTTTTGCTACTCTGTCGGCTTCTATCGGCTTGTTAACGCTGTCGGGTTGGTTTATTTCAGCTTCTGCGGTTGCGGGCCTTACGATTGCGCGTGAAACCTTCAACTACATGCTGCCGGGTGGCGGTGTACGTGGTTTAGCAATGAGCCGTACTGCGGGTCGTTGGGGTGAACGTGTTGTCAGCCACAATGCAACATTCAAACTGTTAACTGATTTACGTATTTTCTTCTTCAAGAAGCTGGCTCCGCTGATCCCAGGCCGTATTTCAAACCTTCGTGACGCCGATCTACTGAACCGTTTGGTTGCCGATGTCGACGCAATGGATCACGTGTACCTGCGCTTAGTCAGCCCAGTGACGGTTGGTGTGTTCGGGATTTTCTTCCTGACTCTGTTCTTGATGTGGTTCGATTCTTCCCTTGGTTTGATCTTGGGTTCTATCCTTCTGATCATGCTTTTGGTTTGGCCAATCTTGTTCTACAAGCTGGGTAAGCGTAACGGCGGTGAACTGACACAAAACAAAGCTGATCTTCGTGTGACTACGCTAGATTGGATTGAAGGCTACAGCGAGCTGACTCTGTTCGGTGCTGAAGAGCGTTACCGTAATGCGATTCTAGAGACTCAACGAAAGTTGATGGCGAATCAGTTTGTGAATGCCAACCTAACCGGTATGGCGTCAGCAGCTCTGATGTTGTTCAACGGTCTGACGCTTGTTCTTATGCTTTGGCTTGCTGCTGACGGCGTTGGTGGTAATGCACCAGACCCGTTCATCGCGCTAATGGCGTTCGCAACCATGGCAAGCTTTGAACTGCTGATGCCGATTGCAGGCGCGTTCCAGCATTTAGGTCAAACCCTGTCTTCTGCGCGTCGCTTGAACGAAGTTATTCTGTCAGAGCCTGAAGTTCAGTTTGCTGAAGAGAAACTCGACATCAGCAAGCCGCTGGATATTACGTTCTCAAACGTAACGTTCAACTACCCTGATTCTGAGCGCAGTGTTCTGAACGCTATTGACCTAACGATCCCTGCCACGAACAAGGTTGCGATTGTTGGCCAAACAGGTTCTGGTAAATCGACTCTGATTCAGCTTCTGACTCGCTACTGGGATCCTAAAAAGGGTTACATCTCTATTGCAGGTATTGAACTGACGCAGTGGAATGAATCGCAACTTCGTGAATCGATCAGTGTAGTAAGCCAACGTGTCGACATTCTAAATGGTACTTTGCGTGACAACTTGTTGATTGCAAGACCAGAAGCAACCGATGATCACTTAGCAAATATCCTAAAAGACGTGGGTCTTGAAAAGCTGCTTGAGAACAACGCGCTTGATAGCTGGTTAGGTGACGGTGGTCGTCAACTGTCTGGTGGTGAGAAGCGCCGTATCGGCATCGCACGTGCGATTCTTCATGACGCCCCTATTCTACTTCTAGATGAGCCAACAGAAGGCTTAGATAAGCAAACAGAACACAGCATCATGACGCTGTTTGAGAAGCACTTCGAAGGCAAGACGGTTATCTTCATCACTCACCGCTTGATTGGATTGGAATCGATGGACTCTATCGTTCTGATTGAACAAGGCGAGATTGTTGAAAATGGCTCTCACGAGAAGCTGTTAAACGAAGAAGGACGTTACTTCCAACTTCGTCAGGCAATTTAG